In Sorex araneus isolate mSorAra2 chromosome 11, mSorAra2.pri, whole genome shotgun sequence, the sequence TCCCCACATCCTGCCTGGCCGGTAACTCAcacctccttcctcccacctcgCCTTTACAAGCCAGTTCCCAAAGGCCCCCAGAGCcagccgccctcccccctccccactctctggAGCCTTCCACGTGGCAAAGACCGAACCTGAAACCCGACCTGGGCAGCAGGCAGAAAGCCCAGcgaagttggggggtggggggaggtggagggagtgcGGGGGAACCCCGCCGAGTGTTTGTTTTCCTCGTAGTGCAGCCAAATCGGATACCCCGCTGGGGCTCAGGAAGTGAAAGTTCCTAGTTGCAGAAGGGACTAGAAGACTGAGCAGCCCGAAGCTCCCCGGGTTGGGGGACCTGGAAGCCCTTCCTAGGCtaatgcccccaccccaccgccgcGCGCAGAAGGGGACTGGGGCCAGCTGCCGGAGACGGAGGGAGACTGCGGCTTGCAGGGCGGGATTGTCTTTTCACTGGTGCCCGATTTCCCTGCCCGGGCTCCAGCGGCTCAGGGCAAGTCTGGGAGTCTCTTCCCCCTGTACGCTTTGAGGCCGAGCACTGGCGCCTCGCCCACCCCTCAAAGGCGCGCTGTCTGCCAGCCGGGTGGAGCTTCCACGTGCCTGGGCGCTCGCCGGTTGCGGACAAAGCTCTGGACTCGCACCTTCAAGGCGGCTCCACCACCCTCTTCGTCggtcctcctcttttttttttttttttttttagctccgcTGGCCTGGCGTCGATGCCGTCGCAGGGAGCACTGCCTCCTCCAGGAACCCCAAAGCGCAAGCAGAAAGGTttccggccccccccccgccccggggcggTGCATACCCGATTCACAGGGCCCCGGGTGCGCCACCGTGAGGTTGGCGTCGGGCCGCCCGCGGGCCGCCTCCTGCAAGCGGCAGATCTGCGGGTAGGTGCGGCCGTCGGAGCCGCAGAGCGGGCGCTGCGAGCGACAGGCGCACAGCGGCTCGGGCACCTCCCCGCGGCTCAGGTCGCCGCCCGCGTCCAGCCGGCACTCCAGCTGCTCGCCGCAGCGCCCGTAGAAGTGGGCGCTGGGGTCCAGGTCGCAGAGCTGGCCCTCGAGGTTGGCGCATTCCCAGCAGCAGCCGCACGCGTCGCGCACCCGGCCGGCCAGGCAGCCCCGGGGCGCGGCGCACTCCTCCGGCCGGCAGGACGCGCAGCCCTCGCCCTCCGCCAGCAGCCGCAGCCAGCCGCGCCGCAGGTACTCTGGGCCGGGGGACGGCCGCGCGCTGGTCGGGGACGGCGTCGGCACCgccagcagcagcagtagcaggGGCAGCGCCGAGGCAGCCGCGGGCGGCGGTGGCATGGTTAGCTGGAAGCCCTGCGAGCACTCGGGGCATCAGCGAGCTGGTGGCACTCTGCCGGGGAGGGAAGCCAGGTCAGGGGGTCAGAAGCGACCTCATGGCTCCTTGGACCAGAGCTGGACTTGCTCCCTCCCCTGCTGTCCTGGCCTCAGGAAGACCCTCGCCTTGAAGACGGAAGGCCCTGGAAGGGGCATCCCCGTTATGCTGGGTGGCAATTGGTTGGAGATGTTCCTGGGGGGTCGGGTAGGGAGAGGTGAGAGGAGAGGGTGATAAAGCTCGGTCATGCGCAGAACATACGTTCAGCACCTCCCCCtagaaccaccaccaccaccacacaccctCTAAATCTGACGCCCCTACCCTCGAGGTGCCTGGGAATGGGTGGAGAAGCATAGACTTGAGATTGTTCCCAGGGCGCAGGGAGGTAGGGGTGACGCCTCAGACCCAGGGTGCTCACCTAGTGTCCAGTACTAAGCCTTGCGAACGAGTCCGGATGTCCAAGCAGCAGAAGCAAGGAGTGGAAGGCAAGCGGGGCCGCCCGCCGCCACCCCGACTCTGCCTCGAGGACTTGGACTCAGAGAGCAGCTCCTCCgcccacccctctccccgcccctcgaACCGCACCCCCCCCTGCCAACAACACGCCCTCTTTTCCCCCTAGTTCTCAAGACTGCCAATTTTCTGTGGCCGCACAGGACCTCACGGACCAgctccccctcccgccaccccccccccgcccgggccgAATGAAAGCCGAGGTGCTGTAACCGAACACCCCAGCCGGGAGCTCGGAAGGGAGGAGCACGCGGCTTCGGTGAGAGGCGCGGGACGACGGGGTCCCTGGGAAGCTCGGAGAGCTGCCTTAAAGAGCTAGGCCTTGTCCCCAGCGACCTGACGCTCCTAAGGGTCTGCAAAGGGAGGGAGGAGTCCGGGCCAAATCGCTCtctctgggggagggaagggagcgCAGAGTGGACCGACGTAACCTTCCCGCAAACCCACGGCTTCCCCGGGGCCGATTGCAGGTTTGTGCATCCAACTTCCCCCACCAAGGCGCCGACCAGAGACTGCTTCCATCTGTCTCCCCACATCtggcctcctcccctctccccatatCCGGCAGGTGCCTCAACCCACGGATGAGCGAGGTAATTAGAGGTTCCCGGCCGAGCTGCGGCTGCAGGGAgaggcggggatggggtggggtaggggatgGTGGTGATGGAGGGTGCTTCCTCCTTGCGGGCGTCGCTCCGGGTTGGGATTATAGGTTAGGATTTGCTAGGCCGGCACTGCCCGAGGCATCCTGTCTCGCGGCCACCAGCGCCACCGTGGCACTTTCAGCTGGACGTGGGGAGGAGAGCATTCCTGGAGACCTGCCCATTCAACTGGGGGTCCGCCAGGCTCCGCCTAGCGGGTCCCGAGTGTTTCCCGAGAGCCCCGCCACGGTCCCGACAGCGAAGGGCTGCGAGCGCGCCGCTTTGAAGCCGAGAGGGGGCGGTACTgagccaggccccgcccagcgTGGGGCTCGCGCCGGGCCGCTCCGCTAGGATTGGAGCCTCTCGGGAC encodes:
- the KAZALD1 gene encoding kazal-type serine protease inhibitor domain-containing protein 1, with amino-acid sequence MPPPPAAASALPLLLLLLAVPTPSPTSARPSPGPEYLRRGWLRLLAEGEGCASCRPEECAAPRGCLAGRVRDACGCCWECANLEGQLCDLDPSAHFYGRCGEQLECRLDAGGDLSRGEVPEPLCACRSQRPLCGSDGRTYPQICRLQEAARGRPDANLTVAHPGPCESEPQIVSPPFDIWNVTGQDVIFGCEVFAYPMASIEWRKDGLDNQLPGDDPHVSVQFRGGPQRFEVTGWLQIQAVRPSDEGTYRCLARNALGQVEAPASLTVLTPDQLNSTGFSRLLRPHLLPGEVADSEESEDYY